In Archangium violaceum, the following are encoded in one genomic region:
- a CDS encoding hemerythrin domain-containing protein: MKVRELKYEILAQHHILRALLVNLGDVARKVAEGDASCETVLRQGAHQLSTELLRHMADEERILEELAREGHAPSAEHLSELHHNHAHQRQMLASFDTRVDSVQSTRRLGEFIEAMTQAVILDMEHEEAALFGMRPFLLTPVRTQPSQVS; this comes from the coding sequence ATGAAGGTCCGTGAACTCAAGTACGAGATCCTCGCGCAGCACCACATCCTCCGTGCGTTGCTGGTGAACCTCGGGGACGTGGCCCGGAAGGTGGCCGAGGGGGATGCTTCTTGCGAGACGGTGCTTCGCCAGGGCGCCCACCAGCTCTCCACCGAGCTCCTGCGCCACATGGCCGACGAGGAGCGGATCCTCGAAGAGCTCGCCCGCGAGGGTCATGCCCCCTCCGCCGAGCATCTCTCGGAGCTCCACCACAACCACGCCCATCAGCGCCAGATGCTCGCCTCCTTCGACACGCGCGTGGACAGTGTCCAGTCCACGCGGCGGCTCGGGGAGTTCATCGAGGCGATGACCCAGGCGGTCATCCTCGACATGGAGCACGAGGAGGCGGCCCTCTTCGGCATGCGGCCCTTCCTGCTGACACCGGTCCGGACCCAGCCGTCGCAAGTCTCCTGA